A genomic segment from Coccinella septempunctata chromosome 3, icCocSept1.1, whole genome shotgun sequence encodes:
- the LOC123309133 gene encoding transmembrane protein 87A has product MNKICGLYFFLTAFVWQGQCFSQGSNWFFNFTTVDTGYNLYNLPQSLYKGSQTFVQIICEPPHNVDTRISLEIAIVPLACWDYADAVKQAQELIRSSQYSNSSLIFKLSKTFKCDDHIIIDGAPLNQDEKSLHKTLHPVYTIPHDGFYIISFQVASNSSGAQLKVHLEMRSSYGYLSAADWPLLPFYGFMCVFYVFLGIMWLVFSFMQWRDLLRVQFWIGGVILLGMLEKATFYAEYQSINNTGVRVQGAMLFAEWVSCAKRTLARMLVIIVSLGFGIVKPRLGATLHRVVGVGLLYFFLACSEAYLRIVHPKNDQRDLLVASVPLAVLDSAICWWIFSALVNTTRTLKLRRNEVKLSLYRHFTNTLIFSLVASVVFMLYSIKTHRLVSCLSVWKDLWLDEAYWHILFSCILLVIMILWRPTNNNQRYAFVPLLDTEDDEEEAQLVNDAYGVKVRVNHNANKNLLKREKSVEDDLEWLQEHIKSEPTLSILDSDEEIVNTRFEVSKMQ; this is encoded by the exons atgaataaaatatGCGGCCTCTATTTCTTCCTTACAGCATTTGTGTGGCAAGGCCAATGCTTTTCACAAGGGAGCAAttggtttttcaatttcactacAGTTGATACA GGTTACAATTTGTATAATTTACCTCAGAGTTTATACAAAGGATCCCAAACTTTCGTACAGA TAATTTGTGAGCCTCCCCACAATGTAGACACCAGAATTAGCTTGGAAATAGCTATTGTTCCTCTTGCCTGTTGGGACTATGCTGATGCAGTCAAACAAGCTCAAGAG CTGATCAGATCCAGTCAATACAGCAACAGTTCCTTGATCTTCAAATTGAGCAAGACGTTCAAATGTGATGATCACATCATAATTGACGGAGCTCCTTTGAATCAGGATGAAAAATCCCTACACAAAACTCTTCATCCAGTATACACTATACCACATGATGGATTCTATATCATATCTTTTCAAGTAGCTTCGAACTCATCAGGCGCTCAGTTGAAAGTACATTTAGAAATGCGAAGCAGTTATGGGTACCTTTCAGCAGCCGATTGGCCCTTGTTGCCCTTTTACGGATTCATGTGTgttttttatgtatttctggGGATTATGTGGTTGGTTTTTTCATTTATGCAGTGGAGGGATCTTTTACGTGTGCAATTTTGGATTGGTGGTGTAATTTTGCTTGGGATGCTTGAAAAAGCAACTTTCTATGCGGAATACCAGAGTATTAATAATACGGGAGTACGAGTTCAGGGTGCAATGCTCTTTGCAGAGTGGGTGTCCTGTGCCAAACGTACCTTAGCAAGAATGTTAGTCATTATTGTCAGTTTGGGCTTCGGAATAGTAAAACCCAGACTTGGAGCCACCCTTCATAGAGTTGTAGGTGTAGGTTTGCTGTACTTCTTCCTTGCATGTTCGGAAGCTTACCTGAGAATTGTACATCCTAAAAATGATCAAAGAGATCTACTAGTGGCTTCTGTGCCTCTTGCAGTACTCGATTCTGCAATATGTTGGTGGATATTCAGTGCTTTAGTAAATACTACTCGCACTTTGAAATTGCGCCGTAACGAAGTGAAATTGTCGTTATATAGGCACTTCACAAATACCTTGATATTTTCTCTTGTGGCTTCTGTTGTTTTTATGCTTTATTCTATAAAAACTCACAGATTGGTGAGTTGTTTGTCTGTTTGGAAGGATTTGTGGCTCGATGAAGCTTACTGGCATATCTTATTCTCATGTATATTGCTAGTTATTATGATTTTATGGCGTCCTACCAACAACAATCAAAGATATGCTTTTGTACCTTTACTTGACACTGAAGATGATGAGGAGGAGGCTCAGTTAGTAAATGATGCATATGGGGTAAAAGTCCGAGTAAATCACAACGCGAATAAAAATTTACTTAAGCGAGAAAAGTCAGTTGAAGATGATCTGGAATGGTTACAGGAACATATTAAAAGTGAACCAACATTATCCATTCTAGACTCGGATGAAGAGATAGTTAATACCAGATTTGAAGTTTCCAAAATGCAGTGA
- the LOC123309131 gene encoding RAC serine/threonine-protein kinase isoform X1, with protein MRKMNQILQSGTPSVGTKNYSAANIVKEGWLYKRGERIKNWRPRYFILLDDGSLFGFKNRPHVTAMSDPLNNFTVRGCQIMSTDRPKPYTFIIRGLQWTTVIERMFNVETEQEREEWILAIKTVAERLSTEYSDVEMNSMPYNAGPIEIAEPAAEDLSKKFLLQGTSYSKSSGKKKVTLESFEFLKVLGKGTFGKVILCREKSTARLYAIKILKKEVIIQKDEVAHTQTENRVLRSTNHPFLTSLKYSFQTNERLCFVMEYVNGGELFFHLSRERVFSEERTRFYGAEIICALAYLHSQGIIYRDLKLENLLLDKDGHIKITDFGLCKEDITYGQTTRTFCGTPEYLAPEVLEDNDYGRAVDWWGIGVVMYEMMCGRLPFYNKDHEILFQLICVESVRFPRNLSNEAKDLLAGLLVKKPELRLGGGPEDAKQIMEHPFFSCINWTDLEMKRIPPPFKPQVTSETDTRYFDQEFTGESVELTPPEPDRILSSIQEEPHFPQFSFQDLSSTIGSSSHIGSSMSSVA; from the exons ATGAG AAAAATGAATCAGATCTTACAGAGTGGTACACCATCCGTTGGTACTAAGAATTATAGTGCAGCAAATATAGTGAAAGAAGGTTGGCTGTATAAGAGAGGTGaaagaataaaaaattggaGACCAAG GTATTTCATACTTTTGGATGATGGTTCCCTTTTCGGTTTCAAAAACAGACCCCATGTTACTGCCATGAGCGATCCACTAAATaattttaccgtgagagggtgTCAGATAATGTCAACAGACAGACCTAAGCCCTACACTTTCATTATAAGAGGTCTTCAGTGGACAACTGTAATTGAAAGAATGTTCAATGTTGAGACTGAGCAAGAAAG agAAGAGTGGATATTAGCGATCAAAACTGTAGCCGAACGATTGTCAACGGAATATTCCGATGTTGAGATGAATTCTATGCCGTATAATGCAGGACCAATAGAAATCGCTGAACCGGCCGCTGAAGATTTGTCGAAAAAATTTCTCCTGCAGGGTACGTCGTATTCCAAGTCATCTGGAAAAAAGAAAGTAACTCTAGAATCATTCGAGTTCTTGAAAGTTCTCGGTAAAGGCACCTTTGGAAAAGTGATATTGTGCAGGGAAAAAAGTACAGCAAGGTTATATGCAATAAAGATATTAAAGAAGGAGGTTATCATCCAGAAAGATGAGGTGGCACATACTCAAACAGAAAACAGGGTGCTGAGAAGTACAAATCATCCCTTCTTAACG tccCTGAAATATTCTTTTCAAACCAATGAAAGGTTGTGTTTTGTGATGGAGTATGTGAATGGTGGAGAACTGTTCTTCCATTTATCCAGGGAAAGAGTATTTTCAGAAGAACGTACAAGATTTTATGGGGCAGAAATTATTTGTGCATTGGCCTATCTTCATTCTCAAGGAATTATTTATAGAGACCTCAAGTTGGAGAATTTGCTTCTTGATAAAGATGGACATATAAAGATAACAGACTTTGGACTGTGCAAGGAAGATATAACTTACGGTCAGACAACAAGAACATTCTGTGGCACCCCAGAGTATTTGGCACCAGAAGTATTGGAAGATAACGACTACGGCAGGGCTGTAGATTGGTGGGGTATTGGAGTGGTTATGTATGAAATG ATGTGTGGGAGACTTCCATTTTATAATAAAGACCATGAAATCCTCTTCCAACTCATTTGTGTAGAATCAGTTAGATTTCCAAGGAATTTGAGCAATGAAGCTAAAGACCTGCTCGCTGGCCTCCTTGTCAAAAAACCTGAATTGAGGTTAGGTGGCGGTCCTGAAGATGCGAAACAGATAATGGAGCATCCATTCTTCAGTTGCATCAACTGGACGGATTTGGAAATGAAAAGG ATACCTCCCCCTTTTAAACCTCAGGTAACAAGTGAAACGGACACCAGATATTTCGATCAGGAATTTACTGGAGAAAGTGTAGAATTAACCCCCCCAGAACCTGATAGGATACTGAGTTCCATTCAAGAGGAACCCCATTTTCCTCAATTCAGTTTTCAGGACTTATCATCAACAATTGGCAGCTCAAGTCATATAGGAAGTAGTATGAGTAGTGTAGCATAA
- the LOC123309131 gene encoding RAC serine/threonine-protein kinase isoform X2, whose product MNQILQSGTPSVGTKNYSAANIVKEGWLYKRGERIKNWRPRYFILLDDGSLFGFKNRPHVTAMSDPLNNFTVRGCQIMSTDRPKPYTFIIRGLQWTTVIERMFNVETEQEREEWILAIKTVAERLSTEYSDVEMNSMPYNAGPIEIAEPAAEDLSKKFLLQGTSYSKSSGKKKVTLESFEFLKVLGKGTFGKVILCREKSTARLYAIKILKKEVIIQKDEVAHTQTENRVLRSTNHPFLTSLKYSFQTNERLCFVMEYVNGGELFFHLSRERVFSEERTRFYGAEIICALAYLHSQGIIYRDLKLENLLLDKDGHIKITDFGLCKEDITYGQTTRTFCGTPEYLAPEVLEDNDYGRAVDWWGIGVVMYEMMCGRLPFYNKDHEILFQLICVESVRFPRNLSNEAKDLLAGLLVKKPELRLGGGPEDAKQIMEHPFFSCINWTDLEMKRIPPPFKPQVTSETDTRYFDQEFTGESVELTPPEPDRILSSIQEEPHFPQFSFQDLSSTIGSSSHIGSSMSSVA is encoded by the exons ATGAATCAGATCTTACAGAGTGGTACACCATCCGTTGGTACTAAGAATTATAGTGCAGCAAATATAGTGAAAGAAGGTTGGCTGTATAAGAGAGGTGaaagaataaaaaattggaGACCAAG GTATTTCATACTTTTGGATGATGGTTCCCTTTTCGGTTTCAAAAACAGACCCCATGTTACTGCCATGAGCGATCCACTAAATaattttaccgtgagagggtgTCAGATAATGTCAACAGACAGACCTAAGCCCTACACTTTCATTATAAGAGGTCTTCAGTGGACAACTGTAATTGAAAGAATGTTCAATGTTGAGACTGAGCAAGAAAG agAAGAGTGGATATTAGCGATCAAAACTGTAGCCGAACGATTGTCAACGGAATATTCCGATGTTGAGATGAATTCTATGCCGTATAATGCAGGACCAATAGAAATCGCTGAACCGGCCGCTGAAGATTTGTCGAAAAAATTTCTCCTGCAGGGTACGTCGTATTCCAAGTCATCTGGAAAAAAGAAAGTAACTCTAGAATCATTCGAGTTCTTGAAAGTTCTCGGTAAAGGCACCTTTGGAAAAGTGATATTGTGCAGGGAAAAAAGTACAGCAAGGTTATATGCAATAAAGATATTAAAGAAGGAGGTTATCATCCAGAAAGATGAGGTGGCACATACTCAAACAGAAAACAGGGTGCTGAGAAGTACAAATCATCCCTTCTTAACG tccCTGAAATATTCTTTTCAAACCAATGAAAGGTTGTGTTTTGTGATGGAGTATGTGAATGGTGGAGAACTGTTCTTCCATTTATCCAGGGAAAGAGTATTTTCAGAAGAACGTACAAGATTTTATGGGGCAGAAATTATTTGTGCATTGGCCTATCTTCATTCTCAAGGAATTATTTATAGAGACCTCAAGTTGGAGAATTTGCTTCTTGATAAAGATGGACATATAAAGATAACAGACTTTGGACTGTGCAAGGAAGATATAACTTACGGTCAGACAACAAGAACATTCTGTGGCACCCCAGAGTATTTGGCACCAGAAGTATTGGAAGATAACGACTACGGCAGGGCTGTAGATTGGTGGGGTATTGGAGTGGTTATGTATGAAATG ATGTGTGGGAGACTTCCATTTTATAATAAAGACCATGAAATCCTCTTCCAACTCATTTGTGTAGAATCAGTTAGATTTCCAAGGAATTTGAGCAATGAAGCTAAAGACCTGCTCGCTGGCCTCCTTGTCAAAAAACCTGAATTGAGGTTAGGTGGCGGTCCTGAAGATGCGAAACAGATAATGGAGCATCCATTCTTCAGTTGCATCAACTGGACGGATTTGGAAATGAAAAGG ATACCTCCCCCTTTTAAACCTCAGGTAACAAGTGAAACGGACACCAGATATTTCGATCAGGAATTTACTGGAGAAAGTGTAGAATTAACCCCCCCAGAACCTGATAGGATACTGAGTTCCATTCAAGAGGAACCCCATTTTCCTCAATTCAGTTTTCAGGACTTATCATCAACAATTGGCAGCTCAAGTCATATAGGAAGTAGTATGAGTAGTGTAGCATAA